A stretch of the Sorangium aterium genome encodes the following:
- a CDS encoding DUF2760 domain-containing protein: protein MADLHDPPLPWSTRLWFAFACFFRVLFDPQFAERAWQAREAVAALPPAERAEPRQLERDRAGGAPAAPEAAAAREPAPAPVTAPAPQAAPAVSSALQLLSLLQREGRLVDFLEQDIASFGDADVGVAARMVHEGCRKALRSHAKLAPVRREDEGAKVTLEAGYNPSEIKLIGNVSGTAPYRGVLRHRGWRADDVSLPTPVAGHDASIIAPAEVEL, encoded by the coding sequence GTGGCCGACCTCCACGACCCTCCGCTCCCCTGGTCCACGCGGCTCTGGTTCGCCTTCGCGTGCTTCTTCCGCGTGCTGTTCGATCCCCAGTTCGCCGAGCGGGCCTGGCAGGCGCGCGAGGCGGTCGCCGCCCTGCCGCCGGCCGAGCGCGCCGAGCCGCGGCAGCTCGAGCGAGATCGAGCAGGCGGCGCGCCCGCCGCCCCCGAGGCGGCTGCGGCGAGGGAGCCCGCCCCCGCGCCGGTCACCGCGCCCGCGCCGCAGGCCGCGCCCGCGGTGAGCTCGGCGCTCCAGCTGCTCTCGCTGCTCCAGCGCGAAGGGCGGCTCGTCGACTTCCTCGAGCAGGACATCGCCTCGTTCGGCGACGCGGACGTGGGCGTGGCGGCGAGGATGGTCCACGAGGGCTGCCGCAAGGCGCTGCGAAGCCACGCGAAGCTCGCGCCCGTGCGGCGCGAGGACGAGGGGGCGAAGGTGACGCTCGAGGCCGGCTACAACCCCTCCGAGATCAAGCTCATCGGCAACGTGTCCGGGACCGCGCCCTACAGAGGGGTGCTGCGCCACCGGGGCTGGCGCGCCGACGATGTCTCGCTGCCGACGCCGGTCGCCGGCCACGACGCCAGCATCATCGCCCCCGCGGAGGTCGAGCTATGA
- a CDS encoding transglutaminase family protein, translating into MAPTIRRLRVVHSTRYTYDRPVERSVHKLHLCPVHDRDQRVLSHTLTIDPCVPTVEFEDVFGNRVTRFEITAPYTALTISADSIVELCDADPFAFAKKKIRPAFPLVWMPWEQAIIAPYVRPAELPDTQLQELFDYAMSFVEKNDADLMETLFAINLTLFREYKYVPGSTNLATTPYDAFVNRRGVCQDFANLFICMARLLGIPARYVCGYLYTGNVGTSRAGSDATHAWVQLYIPNIGWEGFDPTNGVLASLNHVRVGYGRNYMDATPTAGTLYTAAAETMSVDVTVAEVD; encoded by the coding sequence ATGGCACCGACAATTCGCAGGCTCCGCGTCGTCCATTCCACGAGATATACCTACGATCGCCCGGTGGAGCGCAGCGTGCACAAGCTGCATCTCTGCCCGGTGCACGACCGGGATCAACGGGTGCTCTCGCACACGCTCACGATCGATCCCTGCGTGCCCACGGTGGAGTTCGAGGACGTCTTCGGCAACCGGGTCACACGCTTCGAGATCACCGCCCCGTATACCGCGCTCACGATCTCGGCCGACTCGATCGTGGAGCTCTGCGACGCCGATCCTTTCGCGTTCGCGAAGAAGAAGATCCGGCCCGCGTTCCCCCTCGTCTGGATGCCCTGGGAGCAAGCGATCATCGCGCCTTATGTGCGCCCGGCGGAGCTCCCCGACACCCAGCTCCAGGAGCTCTTCGATTACGCCATGTCGTTCGTCGAGAAGAACGACGCGGACCTGATGGAGACGCTCTTCGCGATCAACCTGACGCTCTTCCGCGAATACAAGTACGTGCCGGGCTCCACGAACCTGGCGACCACCCCGTATGACGCCTTCGTGAACCGGCGCGGGGTCTGCCAGGATTTCGCGAATCTGTTCATCTGCATGGCGCGGCTCCTCGGCATTCCGGCGCGCTACGTGTGCGGATACCTCTATACCGGCAACGTCGGCACGAGCCGCGCGGGGTCCGACGCGACCCACGCGTGGGTCCAGCTCTACATCCCGAACATCGGCTGGGAGGGGTTCGACCCCACGAACGGCGTGCTGGCCAGCCTCAACCACGTGCGGGTCGGTTACGGCCGCAACTACATGGACGCAACGCCGACGGCGGGGACGCTCTACACAGCCGCCGCCGAGACGATGAGCGTCGATGTGACGGTGGCCGAGGTCGACTAG
- a CDS encoding Hsp70 family protein encodes MSARYIIGIDLGTTHCALAYARLPEDGADARLAPSPEVMAAPQLVAQGTLEARPLLPSFMYIPHESEGPQALPWDAERRFAVGEHARARGVDAPARLISSAKSWLSHAGIDRRGSTLPLGAPEDIEKISPVEASWRYLEHLTEAWDHQFAKDDPALALVKQEIVITVPASFDAAARDLTVEAASAAGFEDLTLLEEPQAAVYAWIDAAGEAWRKHLQPGDVLLVIDVGGGTTDFSAIAAVPRDGSLELVRVAVGDHILLGGDNMDLALAHVVKAKLAAEGKELDRWQMSSLTHAARVAKERLLGDPSISEAPIAIAGRGSKLLGAAIRTELTRDEITRTLVDGFFPEVPSSARPATRARAGLTQLGLPYAQDPAITRHLAAFLGRQAGATSKLPGFAPQGGANAEPGRAPLLLHPTAVLFNGGVMKSAALRERLVATLGAWLEQDGAPRPRVLPSDDLDLAVARGAAAYGLARRGRGLRIRGGTARAYYVGIEGAVPAVPGLEPPITALCLAPFGMEEGTEATLPPQEFGVVVGEPVRFRFFSSSVRRDDQAGTELESWKPGELEELSPIEVTLPAEGRREGDMVPVQLRASVTEVGTLLLEAIPREAQKPNERWRIELSVRAEA; translated from the coding sequence ATGAGCGCGCGCTACATCATCGGCATCGATCTCGGCACCACCCACTGCGCGCTCGCCTATGCGCGCCTGCCCGAGGACGGAGCCGACGCGCGGCTCGCGCCGTCGCCCGAGGTGATGGCCGCCCCGCAGCTCGTGGCGCAGGGGACGCTCGAGGCGCGGCCGCTCCTGCCCTCCTTCATGTACATCCCTCACGAGAGCGAGGGCCCCCAGGCGCTGCCCTGGGACGCCGAGCGGCGCTTCGCCGTCGGCGAGCACGCCCGGGCGCGCGGCGTCGACGCGCCGGCGCGCCTCATCTCGAGCGCGAAGAGCTGGCTCAGCCACGCTGGCATCGACCGGCGCGGCTCGACGCTCCCGCTCGGCGCGCCCGAGGACATCGAGAAGATCTCGCCCGTCGAGGCGTCGTGGCGGTACCTCGAGCACCTCACCGAGGCGTGGGATCACCAGTTCGCGAAGGACGATCCGGCGCTCGCCCTCGTGAAGCAGGAGATCGTGATCACGGTGCCCGCGTCGTTCGACGCCGCCGCGCGCGATCTCACGGTCGAGGCCGCGAGCGCCGCGGGGTTCGAGGACCTCACCCTGCTCGAGGAGCCGCAGGCCGCCGTGTACGCCTGGATCGACGCGGCCGGCGAGGCGTGGCGCAAGCACCTCCAGCCGGGCGACGTGCTGCTCGTGATCGACGTCGGCGGCGGGACCACCGACTTCTCCGCGATCGCCGCGGTCCCGCGCGACGGCTCGCTCGAGCTCGTCCGCGTGGCGGTCGGCGACCACATCCTGCTCGGCGGCGACAACATGGACCTCGCGCTCGCGCACGTCGTGAAGGCGAAGCTCGCCGCCGAGGGCAAGGAGCTCGATCGCTGGCAGATGTCGTCGCTGACCCACGCCGCGCGCGTCGCCAAGGAGCGGCTGCTCGGCGATCCGTCGATCAGCGAGGCGCCGATCGCGATCGCCGGCCGCGGCTCGAAGCTGCTCGGGGCGGCGATCCGGACCGAGCTCACGCGGGACGAGATCACGAGGACGCTCGTGGACGGGTTCTTCCCCGAGGTCCCCTCGTCCGCGCGCCCCGCGACCCGCGCGCGCGCCGGCCTGACGCAGCTCGGCCTCCCGTACGCGCAGGACCCGGCGATCACCCGCCACCTGGCCGCGTTCCTGGGGCGGCAGGCCGGCGCGACGTCGAAGCTTCCGGGCTTCGCCCCACAGGGAGGGGCGAACGCCGAGCCCGGCCGCGCGCCGCTCCTCCTGCACCCGACGGCGGTGCTCTTCAACGGGGGCGTCATGAAGAGCGCGGCGCTGCGCGAGCGGCTCGTCGCGACGCTCGGCGCCTGGCTCGAGCAGGACGGCGCGCCCCGGCCGCGGGTGCTCCCGAGCGACGACCTGGATCTCGCGGTCGCGCGGGGCGCCGCCGCCTACGGCCTCGCGCGGCGCGGCCGTGGGCTCCGGATCCGCGGCGGGACAGCGCGGGCCTACTACGTGGGCATCGAGGGCGCCGTCCCCGCGGTGCCCGGCCTGGAGCCGCCGATCACGGCGCTCTGCCTCGCGCCGTTCGGCATGGAGGAAGGCACCGAGGCGACGCTGCCGCCGCAGGAGTTCGGCGTGGTGGTCGGCGAGCCGGTGCGCTTCCGCTTCTTCAGCTCGTCGGTGCGCCGGGATGACCAGGCCGGGACCGAGCTCGAGAGCTGGAAGCCCGGAGAGCTCGAGGAGCTCTCGCCGATCGAGGTCACCTTGCCCGCGGAGGGCCGCCGGGAGGGCGACATGGTGCCAGTGCAGCTGCGCGCGTCGGTCACCGAGGTGGGGACGCTGCTCCTGGAGGCGATCCCCCGCGAGGCGCAGAAGCCGAACGAGCGCTGGCGGATCGAGCTGTCGGTGCGCGCCGAGGCGTGA
- a CDS encoding amidohydrolase family protein, which produces MSIRLRVLRVCLAATLAGLSACASTPVQWASPEGQPKLPPPREINAVARPDAAHCAAIVGATLIDGRGGPPVRDAVVVVRGDRIVAAGARGATDVPAGAEVVRGAGLWVLPGLIDAHFHLEGDDGLPGVILQRGVTSLREPGNWIEAYDAARKLGPTPRLFLAGPLLDGPYPAYPENAMLVRDAAEARWAVDQLVERGASAIKVYFRLPLGLVEEIAKAAHARGVIAVAHLETVDAAAAVRAGLDGIEHITSLGTALVPPREAERYRQSVIADNDARVPGRYEIFRGISLAAPRTRALLGLLVARGTFLTPTLAIFERRAGDAGATETEVRGFENMMKLTLAARRAGVRVVVGSHGKAPGAERGWAYQHEMELLVESGLSPMEVLVAGTLENARYFRVDDRLGSVEPGKLADLVLVEGDPLADIRAMRRVKRVMLNGRWVGPAQAE; this is translated from the coding sequence ATGAGCATCCGGTTGCGCGTGTTGCGCGTGTGTCTGGCGGCGACGCTCGCGGGCCTGTCCGCCTGCGCGAGCACGCCCGTGCAATGGGCCTCGCCGGAAGGGCAGCCGAAGCTCCCGCCCCCGCGGGAGATCAACGCCGTCGCGCGGCCGGACGCCGCGCACTGCGCGGCGATCGTCGGGGCCACGCTCATCGACGGCCGGGGAGGGCCGCCCGTGCGCGACGCCGTCGTCGTGGTCCGCGGCGACCGCATCGTCGCCGCGGGCGCGCGCGGCGCCACCGACGTCCCGGCCGGCGCGGAGGTCGTCCGCGGCGCGGGGCTCTGGGTGCTGCCCGGCCTCATCGACGCGCACTTCCACCTCGAGGGCGATGACGGGCTGCCCGGCGTCATCCTGCAGCGCGGCGTCACCTCGCTGCGCGAGCCGGGGAACTGGATCGAGGCGTACGACGCCGCGCGCAAGCTCGGCCCGACGCCGCGGCTCTTCCTGGCGGGGCCGCTGCTCGACGGGCCGTATCCGGCCTATCCGGAGAACGCGATGCTGGTGCGCGACGCGGCCGAGGCGCGCTGGGCCGTCGATCAGCTGGTCGAGCGCGGGGCATCGGCGATCAAGGTCTATTTCCGCCTGCCCCTCGGGCTCGTCGAGGAGATCGCCAAGGCCGCGCACGCGCGCGGGGTGATCGCCGTCGCGCACCTCGAGACCGTGGACGCCGCGGCCGCGGTCCGCGCCGGGCTCGACGGCATCGAGCACATCACGTCGCTCGGCACGGCCCTCGTGCCGCCGCGCGAGGCGGAGCGCTACCGCCAGTCGGTGATCGCCGACAACGACGCGCGCGTTCCGGGGCGCTACGAGATCTTTCGCGGCATCTCCCTCGCCGCGCCGCGGACCCGAGCGCTGCTCGGGCTGCTCGTGGCGCGGGGCACCTTCCTCACCCCGACGCTCGCCATCTTCGAGCGCCGCGCCGGCGACGCGGGCGCGACGGAGACCGAGGTGCGCGGCTTCGAGAACATGATGAAGCTCACCCTCGCGGCGCGCCGCGCCGGCGTGCGGGTGGTCGTCGGCTCCCACGGCAAGGCGCCGGGCGCCGAGCGAGGCTGGGCCTACCAGCACGAGATGGAGCTGCTCGTCGAGAGCGGCCTCTCGCCCATGGAGGTCCTCGTCGCTGGCACGCTGGAGAACGCCAGGTACTTTCGCGTCGACGACCGGCTCGGCAGCGTCGAGCCGGGCAAGCTCGCCGACCTCGTCCTGGTCGAAGGCGACCCGCTCGCGGACATCCGGGCGATGCGCCGCGTGAAGCGGGTCATGCTGAACGGGAGGTGGGTCGGCCCGGCTCAGGCCGAGTGA
- a CDS encoding twin-arginine translocase TatA/TatE family subunit, whose amino-acid sequence MGRIGPLEIALLVGLALLLFGAGRIADVGKGIGEGIRNFKKGLRDDDEEAAKQLPAKPEEKQEDTHKPV is encoded by the coding sequence ATGGGCCGCATCGGACCGCTTGAAATCGCCCTCCTCGTAGGCCTCGCACTGCTCCTCTTCGGCGCGGGGAGGATCGCCGACGTCGGGAAGGGGATCGGCGAGGGCATCCGGAATTTCAAGAAGGGGCTCCGCGACGACGACGAGGAGGCGGCCAAGCAACTCCCGGCGAAGCCCGAAGAAAAGCAAGAGGACACGCACAAGCCCGTGTAG